Proteins encoded by one window of Bradyrhizobium sp. B097:
- a CDS encoding M1 family metallopeptidase: protein MNQPATHVRTSLLRRLAAAIGLLLTMAAGARAEQTFSFDGTPGKLPKTVVPLSYAIELTPDLTSLALPGVETIDIEVREATAQLTLNAISTTFAEATIDDNAQRAEVTTDAAMQTATLSFAKPLAVGRHKLRIAFTAQINKFGTGLFVVDYPTPAGMKRLISSKLEPADARRIFPCWDEPSFKASFALTVVIPRNLLAVGNMPVASEVPGAGDLKKVAFAPTPKMSSYLFVLTIGELERVTADAGGVTIGVVTTEGKSGQGRFALDSAVKLLGYYNDYFGVKYPLPKLDLIAVPGGFGGAMENWGGITFFESRLLFDPATNAETARRGIFGIIAHEMAHMWFGDLVTMAWWDNLWLNEGFASWMATKASEQFYPQWQSWLNGTSAKQFAMALDARRTSHPVQQPIADHSEAVTAFDAITYNKGQALIRMLETYLGEQAFRDGIRKYMAAHAYSNSTTADLWQALEASGGKPITGIAASFTEQDGVPLVVAETACEGTAQRLTLRQDRFVIAPANDPPLPARNWQIPVAVGPAHGKPFDEILLKGSGDVPAGACGDAIKVNLGDVGYYRVEYGPKNRAALLNAFPQMQVVDRLNVVTDSWALVQAGRAEAPSYLALLDALDAGDHRAVWDQVISTFAALNRLSRDRSERGVIQAYARAKLRPVFDRIGWDGHGPADDDTALLRASLISTLGDLGDADIVAEAKRRFAAFLDDPNSLPTTLRDAVTHVVGITADRATYDRLLALARKSTATNERLRYYFAAASARDADLARATLDLTLTGELPDTIVTGMIGTVAGAGEQPQLAWDFVRSNFDTLLARQGPNFRDQFVPNFMTNFTDQAHAAELAAFAPSQSTTGGRVMVARSVQAIAISADLAARVLPATEAWIKAHRP, encoded by the coding sequence ATGAACCAGCCCGCAACCCATGTCCGAACCTCGTTGCTGCGTCGCCTTGCCGCGGCAATCGGCCTGTTGCTGACGATGGCCGCAGGCGCGCGGGCCGAGCAGACCTTTTCGTTCGACGGCACACCCGGAAAGCTGCCGAAGACAGTCGTCCCGTTGAGCTACGCGATCGAGCTGACGCCCGATCTCACCAGTCTCGCTCTGCCGGGGGTGGAGACCATCGACATCGAGGTGCGCGAGGCGACCGCGCAGCTGACGCTGAATGCGATCAGCACGACCTTCGCCGAGGCCACGATCGATGACAACGCACAGCGCGCGGAGGTGACGACCGACGCCGCTATGCAGACCGCGACGCTGAGCTTCGCCAAGCCGCTGGCGGTGGGCCGGCACAAGCTCCGCATCGCGTTCACGGCGCAGATCAACAAATTCGGCACCGGCCTGTTCGTCGTCGACTATCCGACCCCGGCCGGGATGAAGCGGCTGATCTCCAGCAAGCTGGAGCCGGCCGATGCAAGGCGAATCTTCCCGTGCTGGGACGAGCCGTCGTTCAAGGCGAGCTTTGCGCTGACCGTCGTGATCCCGCGCAATCTGCTGGCGGTCGGCAACATGCCCGTCGCCAGCGAGGTGCCGGGAGCCGGCGATCTCAAGAAGGTTGCGTTCGCGCCGACGCCGAAGATGTCGAGCTACCTGTTCGTGCTCACGATTGGCGAGCTCGAACGGGTCACGGCGGATGCCGGCGGCGTCACCATCGGCGTGGTGACCACCGAGGGCAAGAGCGGGCAGGGCCGGTTCGCGCTCGACAGCGCCGTGAAACTGCTCGGCTATTACAACGACTATTTCGGTGTGAAATATCCGCTGCCGAAGCTCGATCTGATCGCCGTTCCCGGCGGGTTCGGCGGCGCGATGGAGAACTGGGGCGGCATCACCTTCTTCGAGAGCCGGCTGCTGTTCGATCCCGCGACCAATGCCGAGACCGCGCGGCGCGGCATCTTCGGCATCATCGCGCATGAGATGGCGCATATGTGGTTCGGCGACCTCGTCACCATGGCGTGGTGGGACAATCTCTGGCTCAACGAGGGATTTGCCAGCTGGATGGCGACCAAGGCCTCGGAGCAGTTCTATCCGCAATGGCAGAGCTGGCTGAACGGCACCAGCGCGAAGCAGTTTGCCATGGCGCTCGATGCGCGCCGTACCTCACATCCGGTGCAGCAGCCGATCGCCGATCACAGCGAAGCGGTCACGGCGTTCGACGCCATCACCTACAACAAGGGCCAGGCCCTGATCCGCATGCTCGAGACCTATCTCGGCGAGCAGGCGTTCCGCGACGGCATCCGAAAATACATGGCCGCGCATGCCTACAGCAATTCCACCACGGCCGATCTCTGGCAGGCGCTCGAGGCGTCCGGCGGCAAGCCGATCACCGGCATTGCCGCCTCCTTCACCGAGCAGGATGGCGTGCCGCTGGTCGTCGCCGAGACGGCTTGCGAAGGCACGGCGCAGCGTCTGACGTTGCGCCAGGATCGCTTCGTGATCGCGCCGGCCAACGATCCACCGCTGCCGGCCCGCAACTGGCAGATCCCGGTCGCGGTGGGACCGGCGCACGGCAAGCCCTTTGACGAGATCTTGCTGAAGGGCAGCGGCGATGTCCCGGCCGGCGCGTGCGGCGATGCGATCAAGGTCAATCTCGGCGACGTCGGCTACTACAGGGTCGAATACGGCCCGAAGAACCGTGCCGCATTGCTGAACGCATTCCCGCAAATGCAGGTCGTCGACCGGCTCAATGTCGTCACCGACAGCTGGGCGCTGGTGCAGGCGGGCCGCGCCGAGGCGCCGTCGTATCTCGCGCTGCTCGACGCGCTCGATGCCGGCGACCATCGCGCAGTGTGGGATCAGGTCATCTCGACATTTGCCGCATTGAACCGGCTGTCGCGCGACCGCAGCGAACGGGGTGTGATCCAGGCCTATGCCCGGGCCAAGCTGCGCCCGGTGTTCGATCGGATCGGATGGGACGGACACGGTCCCGCCGACGACGACACCGCGCTGTTGCGCGCAAGCCTGATCTCGACGCTTGGCGACCTCGGTGACGCAGATATCGTCGCGGAAGCCAAGCGGCGCTTTGCGGCATTCCTCGATGATCCCAATTCGCTGCCAACCACGTTGCGCGATGCGGTCACCCACGTCGTCGGTATCACGGCCGATCGAGCAACCTATGACAGGCTGCTGGCGCTGGCGCGCAAGAGCACGGCGACCAATGAGCGGCTGCGCTATTATTTCGCCGCGGCAAGCGCGCGCGATGCCGATTTGGCACGCGCGACGCTGGACCTGACGCTGACCGGCGAATTGCCCGATACGATCGTGACCGGGATGATCGGCACGGTTGCGGGGGCAGGCGAGCAGCCGCAGCTCGCCTGGGATTTTGTCCGGAGCAATTTCGACACGTTGCTGGCCAGGCAGGGGCCGAACTTCCGCGACCAGTTCGTGCCGAACTTCATGACGAATTTTACCGATCAGGCCCACGCGGCGGAACTGGCCGCCTTTGCCCCGTCGCAATCGACCACCGGCGGACGGGTGATGGTGGCGCGATCCGTGCAGGCGATTGCGATCTCAGCCGATCTCGCCGCGCGCGTGCTGCCCGCCACTGAGGCCTGGATCAAGGCGCACAGGCCGTGA
- a CDS encoding acetolactate synthase large subunit, which yields MVKGSDLLVAALENEGVERVFGVPGEENLDVVESLRKSSIKLIVTRHEQAAAFMAATYGRLTGKPGVCMTTLGPGALNLTTGAAYALLGAMPMVMLTGQKGILSSRQAKFQIVDIVNTFRPLTKLSLQIVSGATIPTLVRDAFRIATQERPGPVLLELPEDIAREEIAPVEIVHPHPIEIPIAHAAALDRAADMILRAQRPLIMLGAAASRPRSTAGIGDFVRRTKIPFFTTQMGKGTVSGGTNQYMGTAALSERDYVHEAIDRADLIIAIGHDTIEKPPFIMGPKGPQVVHVSYTPATVEQVYFPQSEVIGDVGPSLELLADRLEGKLPHASALLSLREGILAKITDRATEGRWPPTPQRIVHDVRQVIPEDGIVALDNGMYKIWFARNYRTLLANSLLLDNALATMGAGLPSAMMAAMLYPKNRVLAVCGDGGFMMNSQEMETAVRLKLNLVILILEDSAYGMIRWKQAVDHFPDFGLTFGNPDFVKYAESYGAKGSRIESTEAIVPTLERAFAGGGVHLVVVPIDYTENKRVLVDELREKVKQIDVE from the coding sequence ATGGTCAAAGGTTCCGATTTGCTGGTCGCGGCCCTCGAGAACGAGGGCGTGGAACGGGTGTTCGGCGTCCCCGGCGAGGAGAACCTCGACGTCGTCGAGAGCCTGCGCAAATCCTCGATCAAGCTGATCGTGACCCGCCACGAGCAGGCCGCAGCGTTCATGGCGGCGACCTATGGCCGGCTGACCGGAAAGCCCGGCGTCTGCATGACGACGCTCGGCCCCGGCGCGCTCAACCTCACCACCGGTGCGGCCTATGCGTTGCTCGGCGCGATGCCGATGGTGATGCTCACGGGGCAGAAGGGCATCCTGAGCAGTCGGCAGGCCAAGTTCCAGATCGTCGACATCGTCAACACGTTCCGTCCGCTGACCAAGCTGTCGCTGCAGATCGTCAGCGGCGCGACCATTCCGACGCTGGTCCGTGACGCTTTCCGGATCGCAACACAGGAGCGGCCGGGGCCGGTGCTGCTCGAACTGCCGGAAGACATCGCGCGCGAGGAGATTGCCCCGGTCGAGATCGTACATCCGCATCCGATCGAAATTCCGATCGCGCACGCCGCCGCGCTCGACCGTGCCGCCGACATGATCCTGAGGGCGCAGCGTCCGCTGATCATGCTCGGTGCAGCGGCATCTCGGCCGCGCAGTACCGCCGGGATCGGCGACTTCGTGCGGCGGACCAAGATCCCGTTCTTCACCACCCAGATGGGCAAGGGCACGGTATCAGGCGGCACCAATCAGTACATGGGGACCGCTGCGCTGAGCGAGCGCGACTATGTGCATGAGGCGATCGACCGCGCCGACTTGATCATCGCGATTGGTCACGACACGATCGAAAAGCCGCCCTTCATCATGGGGCCGAAGGGGCCGCAGGTGGTCCATGTCAGCTACACGCCGGCGACGGTCGAGCAGGTCTATTTCCCGCAATCCGAGGTGATCGGCGATGTCGGCCCGAGCCTCGAATTGCTCGCCGACCGGCTCGAGGGCAAGCTGCCGCATGCCAGCGCGCTGCTCAGCCTGCGCGAAGGCATTTTGGCGAAGATCACCGATCGCGCCACTGAGGGCCGCTGGCCGCCGACGCCGCAGCGCATCGTGCACGATGTGCGGCAGGTCATTCCCGAGGATGGCATCGTCGCGCTCGACAACGGCATGTACAAGATCTGGTTCGCGCGCAACTACCGCACGCTGCTTGCGAACTCGCTGCTGCTCGACAACGCGCTCGCCACCATGGGCGCCGGCCTGCCGTCGGCGATGATGGCGGCGATGCTGTATCCGAAGAACCGCGTGCTCGCGGTCTGCGGCGACGGCGGCTTCATGATGAACTCGCAGGAGATGGAGACCGCAGTCCGGCTCAAGCTCAACTTGGTGATCCTGATCCTGGAGGACTCCGCCTACGGCATGATCCGCTGGAAGCAGGCGGTCGATCATTTCCCGGATTTCGGCCTGACCTTCGGCAATCCGGATTTCGTCAAATATGCCGAAAGCTACGGCGCCAAGGGTTCGCGGATCGAGAGCACG
- a CDS encoding GH1 family beta-glucosidase: MFGKFSRRQFAGLAGLSALGLSAPAEAANRAPRPDGANFPTGFVWGTATSSYQVEGAVNEDGRGPSIWDTFTHTSGKIEDGSTGDRANDHYHRYKEDVGLIKNLGARAYRFSIAWPRVFPDGGGTPNPKGLDFYNRLVDELLANGIEPYATLYHWDLPQALQDRVGGWRSRDTSKAFGDYAGYVAQRLTDRVKNIFTLNEVGRFLPFGYALGVDAPGLKLPPAEVNQARHHVALAHGLAVQAIRAKGRPGTRVGPAENITACVPAINTPEHIRATEIATRELNAGFLGVLLEGKYTEGFLQYAGADAPKFTAEELKIISQPNDFVGLNIYAPHCYVLATDSAPGWKPLPMPASFPHMNSDWLRIAPETIYWAPRIAAKLWNIKSIYISENGTSGEDNVQADGQIYDLDRIMFLRNYLAQLQRATADGVPVHGYFLWSLMDNFEWIFGYAKRFGLYRVDFETQARVPKLSAAFYRDVIARNAIGV, encoded by the coding sequence ATGTTCGGAAAATTCTCGCGCCGGCAGTTTGCGGGCCTTGCGGGCCTCTCGGCGCTCGGCCTGTCGGCGCCGGCCGAGGCCGCGAACCGTGCGCCGCGGCCGGACGGCGCCAATTTTCCCACGGGATTCGTCTGGGGCACCGCGACCTCGTCGTACCAGGTCGAGGGCGCGGTCAATGAGGACGGCCGCGGTCCGTCGATCTGGGACACATTTACCCACACATCGGGCAAGATCGAGGACGGCTCGACCGGCGATCGCGCCAACGATCACTATCACCGCTACAAGGAAGACGTTGGCCTCATCAAAAATCTCGGCGCCAGGGCCTATCGTTTCTCGATCGCCTGGCCGCGGGTGTTTCCCGACGGCGGCGGCACGCCGAATCCGAAGGGTCTCGACTTCTACAACCGCCTGGTCGATGAGCTGCTCGCGAACGGCATCGAGCCCTATGCCACGCTCTATCACTGGGACCTGCCGCAGGCGCTGCAGGACCGCGTCGGCGGCTGGCGCTCGCGCGACACGTCGAAGGCGTTCGGCGACTATGCCGGCTATGTGGCGCAGCGATTGACCGACCGGGTGAAGAACATCTTCACCCTCAACGAGGTCGGGCGTTTCCTCCCCTTCGGCTACGCCCTCGGCGTCGACGCGCCGGGGCTGAAACTGCCGCCGGCCGAGGTGAACCAGGCGCGCCACCACGTCGCGCTGGCGCATGGGCTTGCGGTGCAGGCGATCCGCGCCAAGGGCCGCCCCGGCACACGGGTCGGGCCCGCCGAGAACATCACCGCCTGCGTGCCCGCCATCAACACGCCGGAGCACATCCGCGCCACCGAGATCGCGACCCGCGAACTCAATGCGGGATTCCTCGGCGTCCTCCTCGAAGGCAAGTACACCGAGGGCTTCCTGCAATATGCCGGCGCCGACGCGCCCAAATTCACCGCGGAGGAGCTGAAGATCATCTCGCAGCCCAACGATTTCGTCGGGCTGAACATCTACGCGCCACACTGCTACGTTCTCGCCACCGACAGCGCACCGGGCTGGAAACCGCTGCCGATGCCGGCCTCCTTCCCGCACATGAATTCGGATTGGCTGCGGATCGCGCCGGAGACGATCTACTGGGCGCCGCGGATCGCCGCCAAGCTCTGGAACATCAAGAGCATCTATATCAGCGAGAACGGCACCTCCGGCGAGGACAACGTGCAAGCGGACGGGCAGATCTACGACCTCGACCGCATCATGTTCCTGCGCAACTACCTCGCCCAATTGCAGCGCGCGACCGCCGACGGCGTTCCGGTCCACGGCTATTTCCTGTGGAGCCTGATGGACAACTTCGAATGGATCTTCGGCTATGCGAAGCGCTTCGGCCTGTACCGGGTGGATTTCGAAACCCAGGCGCGGGTGCCGAAACTGAGCGCGGCGTTCTACCGCGACGTGATCGCGCGCAACGCGATCGGGGTGTGA